From Nicotiana tabacum cultivar K326 chromosome 22, ASM71507v2, whole genome shotgun sequence, one genomic window encodes:
- the LOC107765652 gene encoding small ribosomal subunit protein uS8z/uS8w: MVRVSVLNDALKSMYNAEKRGKRQVMIRPSSKVIIKFLIVMQKHGYIGEFEYVDDHRSGKIVVELNGRLNKCGVISPRFDVGVKEIEGWTARLLPSRQFGYIVLTTSAGIMDHEEARRKNVGGKVLGFFY; encoded by the exons ATGGTGAGAGTTAGTGTGTTGAATGATGCTCTTAAGAGCATGTACAATGCTGAGAAGAGGGGAAAGCGTCAAGTCATGATTAGGCCTTCTTCCAAAGTCATCATCAAATTCCTCATTGTCATGCAAAAGCATG GTTACATTGGAGAATTTGAGTATGTTGATGATCACAGGTCAGGAAAAATTGTAGTTGAACTGAATGGTAGGTTGAACAAGTGTGGTGTCATTAGTCCTCGTTTTGATGTTGGAGTTAAGGAGATTGAAGGATGGACTGCTAGGTTGTTGCCTTCCAGACAG TTTGGATACATTGTGCTGACTACATCTGCCGGTATCATGGACCACGAGGAGGCTAGAAGGAAGAATGTGGGTGGAAAGGttcttggtttcttttattaA